Proteins encoded by one window of Emticicia oligotrophica DSM 17448:
- a CDS encoding MerR family transcriptional regulator gives MSNYSIKDLEQLSGIKAHTLRIWEQRYNIINPKRTDTNIRTYDDSDLKLVLNIALLKDHDYKISEIAKLSLEELSKEVLAISDKQLNYPDQIHALTIAMIDLDEERFEKIIATNILQFGFENTMVNIIYPFLTRIGTLWVTGSIGPAQEHFITNLIRQKIIVAIDGQVIKPDANSKKYVLFTPEGEFHEIPLLFANFVLRARNNKVIYLGQSLPFSELQFICDHHKPDYLFTVITSTPGQDEIQQYVNKLGETFSDINILLTGYQVIGQGLDIPPNTDVINNVRQLMEVATN, from the coding sequence ATGAGTAATTATTCCATTAAAGATTTAGAACAACTATCTGGTATCAAAGCCCATACTTTGCGTATATGGGAACAGCGGTACAATATCATTAATCCAAAAAGAACTGATACCAATATCCGTACTTACGATGATAGTGATTTGAAATTGGTTCTGAATATTGCATTGCTCAAAGACCACGACTACAAGATTTCGGAAATTGCTAAACTTAGTTTAGAAGAACTCTCGAAAGAGGTATTGGCTATTTCGGATAAACAACTCAATTATCCCGACCAGATTCATGCTCTTACCATTGCCATGATTGATTTGGATGAGGAGCGTTTCGAAAAAATCATTGCTACAAATATTTTGCAATTTGGTTTCGAGAATACAATGGTTAACATCATTTATCCATTCCTTACTCGAATCGGTACTTTGTGGGTGACTGGTTCTATTGGCCCCGCACAAGAGCATTTTATTACGAATCTGATTCGTCAGAAAATTATCGTGGCAATTGATGGCCAAGTCATTAAACCAGACGCAAATTCTAAGAAATACGTATTATTTACACCAGAAGGCGAGTTCCACGAAATTCCACTCTTATTTGCCAATTTTGTGCTAAGAGCAAGAAATAATAAGGTAATTTATTTGGGGCAAAGCTTACCATTTTCTGAACTACAATTTATTTGTGACCATCATAAGCCCGATTATTTATTTACTGTTATTACCTCTACACCGGGACAAGATGAAATACAGCAATATGTAAATAAGCTAGGAGAGACTTTTTCAGATATAAATATTTTGCTTACGGGTTATCAAGTAATTGGACAAGGACTCGATATTCCACCAAATACTGATGTAATTAATAATGTAAGGCAATTAATGGAAGTAGCCACTAATTAA
- the lgt gene encoding prolipoprotein diacylglyceryl transferase has protein sequence MTLLEIPWNVNPIIAKLGSFELRWYGLLFASGFLLGYQIMLNVFRKEHKSEKDLDTLLFVMIIATVIGARFGHYFFYEFDSFLKNPGEFLIDMITPPYQGLASHGALVGIITALVIYARSHKDQPFLWVADRIVITVALAGFFIRMGNLMNHEIVGKATNVPWAFRFNAFSQTPTGDLIMTPEPFARHPAQLYEALSCLILFVILYSIWNKFKEKTPRGLLLGIFLIWVFGLRFCYEFLKENQEAFEDKMALNMGQILSIPAVLLGIGVLIYTFKNKQNQEAA, from the coding sequence ATGACTCTTTTAGAAATTCCGTGGAATGTAAATCCGATTATAGCAAAACTGGGCAGTTTTGAATTACGCTGGTATGGACTTTTGTTTGCTTCGGGCTTTTTGTTGGGCTACCAAATTATGCTCAATGTTTTCAGAAAAGAACACAAATCAGAAAAAGATCTCGATACACTTTTATTTGTGATGATTATCGCAACGGTTATCGGTGCGAGGTTCGGACATTACTTTTTTTATGAATTTGATAGTTTTCTAAAAAATCCGGGCGAATTTCTGATTGATATGATTACGCCACCGTATCAAGGTTTGGCAAGTCATGGAGCCTTAGTGGGTATCATTACCGCTTTGGTTATCTACGCTCGCAGCCACAAAGACCAACCATTTTTGTGGGTGGCCGACCGCATTGTAATTACGGTAGCCTTAGCTGGATTTTTTATTCGTATGGGAAATTTGATGAATCACGAGATAGTTGGCAAGGCCACTAATGTACCTTGGGCTTTCAGGTTTAATGCTTTTAGTCAAACACCAACTGGCGATTTAATCATGACCCCTGAGCCTTTTGCACGCCACCCTGCTCAGCTTTACGAAGCATTATCTTGCTTGATACTTTTTGTCATTCTTTATAGCATTTGGAATAAGTTTAAGGAAAAAACACCTCGTGGACTTTTGCTCGGAATTTTCTTGATTTGGGTATTTGGGCTTCGTTTTTGCTATGAGTTTTTGAAAGAAAATCAAGAAGCTTTTGAAGATAAAATGGCATTAAATATGGGTCAGATTCTGAGTATTCCTGCGGTTTTGCTCGGAATTGGTGTTTTGATTTATACTTTCAAAAATAAACAAAACCAAGAAGCAGCATAA
- the argC gene encoding N-acetyl-gamma-glutamyl-phosphate reductase, which yields MQMKINIGIIGGAGYTGGELLRILLNHPAVNIGFVNSKSQAGKPVYATHTDLIGETEILFTDQMPFEEVQAIFLCSGHNESKKFLAENSVPDHVKIIDLSTDFRDQSNGFIYGLPELQKDLIKTANRIANPGCFATSIELALLPLASTGLLSEDVHVSAVTGSTGAGQSLSATTHFSWRNNNISIYKAFTHQHLKEINQSLKTLQPNFGKAVNFIPYRGNFSRGIMANVYTKFAGTIEEAKELYKNYYASHPFTHLSEANEIDLKQVVNTNKCILHLEKHDDNLLITSIIDNLTKGASGQAVQNLNLIFGLDETTGLKLKPIGF from the coding sequence ATGCAAATGAAAATAAACATCGGTATCATTGGGGGAGCTGGCTACACAGGTGGCGAATTGCTCCGTATTTTACTTAATCACCCAGCAGTAAATATTGGCTTCGTAAACTCGAAGAGTCAAGCAGGAAAACCTGTTTATGCTACTCATACCGATTTAATTGGCGAAACAGAGATACTTTTCACCGACCAAATGCCTTTCGAAGAAGTTCAAGCTATTTTCTTATGTTCGGGGCACAACGAATCGAAAAAGTTCTTGGCCGAAAATAGTGTTCCTGACCACGTGAAAATCATTGACCTAAGCACTGATTTCCGTGACCAAAGTAATGGTTTTATCTATGGTTTACCAGAATTACAAAAAGATTTAATCAAAACCGCTAATCGTATTGCCAACCCTGGTTGTTTTGCCACGAGTATCGAATTAGCACTTTTACCATTGGCTAGTACTGGTTTATTGAGTGAAGATGTGCATGTAAGTGCCGTGACAGGTAGTACTGGAGCGGGACAATCGCTTTCGGCAACCACCCATTTTAGTTGGAGAAATAATAATATTTCTATTTATAAGGCTTTCACGCACCAACATTTAAAGGAAATCAATCAAAGTCTTAAAACCCTTCAACCCAATTTTGGCAAAGCTGTAAACTTCATTCCTTACCGCGGAAACTTTAGTCGTGGTATCATGGCTAATGTTTACACCAAATTTGCCGGAACAATCGAAGAGGCCAAAGAACTTTATAAAAACTATTATGCATCGCATCCTTTTACACACTTAAGCGAGGCTAACGAAATAGATTTAAAGCAAGTTGTAAATACCAATAAGTGTATTTTACATCTCGAAAAACACGATGATAATTTACTCATTACGAGTATCATTGATAACCTAACAAAGGGTGCATCGGGGCAAGCAGTACAAAATTTAAACCTCATTTTTGGATTAGACGAAACCACTGGTTTAAAATTAAAGCCAATCGGTTTTTAA